In Bosea sp. PAMC 26642, the DNA window GGGTTGATGTTGCCGAAGCCCACCGGCGACTTCATCCAGTAGTTCGACCAGTACCCGTCGGACGGGACGCGCTGCACCTCGAGCGTGACGCCCATCTTGCGGGCCTCCTGCTGCATCAGCGTCGCCATCTCGACCGAATTGTCGGCGGCGGTCGAGGCCACGACGGGGATCGTCGAGCCGATGACACCGGCCTTCCCGAAATGGAATTTCGCCTTCTCCGGATCGAAGGGGCGCTGCGGCAGGGCAGCGTGAAACCGGTTGGAAGCCGGGATCGGTTGGTCGTTGGCAATCTCGGCATAGCCGCGATAGACGGCGGAGCGGATCAACTCGCGGTTCATCAGGTACTTCATGCCGAGGACGAAATCGGGGTTCTTGCCCGGCCCTTCGTCGAGACGCATGATCAGATTGGTGTAGTTGCCTGCGTTGGTCTCGAGCAGTTCGAAAGCACCAGCACCCTTGAGCGCGGCGAAGGACCGCGGGTTGATCGCGGAGGCCAGTTGCACGTCGCCCGACATCAGCGCGTTGACGCGGGCCTGCTCGTCGGCAATGCCGAAGAACTCGATCTGATCGAGATAGGGGCCGTTATTGCTCCAGTAGTTCTGGTTGCGCACAGCCAGCGAGCGGACACCCGGCCGGAAATCGGCAAGTTTGAACGGCCCGGTCCCAACCCCCTTGGCGAAATCGGTCGTCCCATCTTGGACGATGAGGAACTGGCTGGTGCCGAGAATAGCCGGAAAATCGGCATTCGGGCCGGTCAGCGTGATCTGGATTTCGTCGCCGCTCTTCGCGACGATTTCGGCCATCTGCGAGGCGAGCTTCTGCGCCTTCGAGCCCACCGACGGGTCGGCGTGCCGTTTGAGCGAGAAAAGCACATCCTTGGACGTCAGCGATTTGCCGTCATGGAAGGTGACGCCCTTGCGCAGCTTGAACAGCCAGACCTTGGCATCGTTGGATTCGAAGCTTTCCGCGAGGGCCGACCGCGGCGTACCGGTCTCGTCGATGCGGGTGAGGCCGTTGTAGAACAAATTGCAGCGGACATAGTCCGTGGCGTTGGACGTCTTGGCCGGGTCGAGCGTGTCGGCCGTCGAGGAGGCATAGCCGGAGACGCGGATCGAGCCGCCGCGCTTGGGTTCAGCCGCGAAAGCACGCGTCGCGCCGCCGAGGACGGCGCCGGACATGGCCAGGCCCATCCCGCCGAAGCCGAGCATGGCGAGGACGTCACGCCGGTTGGCGCCGTGCCTGATGCTCTCGAGAAGCCTGCGGCGGTCGCTTGGGTGGAGCGCCTCGAAGGCGTCCGCATCTCTGTTTGGCATCGTCGTTCCCCTGACTGATTGGCTCCATCCGCCCTTGACCGGCGGTTATCGAACGGGGTCGCACGCTCCTGCTGCTGCGCACGAAATGCTGCAATGCCGCTCGTTTACGAACGCCCGTCCCACCAAAAACCACAATCACCATTTCGTTCTGATTGTCAACAATCATACAGAGTGCTAGTTTCGTGCATCGGCGAGAACACGTAACGGCCGGTGATGGCGGCAGCCTCTCCGGCCTCGGCCACATCACCACCCACTGATAGGCGACATATGAAGCTAGCATCCTACTGGATGGATACGGCCCCGGCTTTCACAGCCGGCGTCGCGGGCCCCGTGACCGGAAACTATGACGTGGCGGTCGTCGGAGGTGGTTTCACCGGCCTTTCGGCGGCGTTGAGCCTTGCCCGGAAAGGCGCGCGCGTTGCGCTTCTGGAGGCCGGTGACATCGGAGGGGCAGCATCCGGCCGCAATGGCGGGCAATGCAACAACGGCTTCGCACTGGATTTTCGATCCGCGATGGCGTCGCTTGGCGCGGAACGCGCCACCGCGCTCTACCACGCCTACGACACGGCCGTGGATACCGTCGAACGGCTGGTCGCGGAGGAAGGCATCGATTGCGATTTCAGGCGGACCGGCAAACTCAAGCTCGCAGCCAAGCCCGAGCATTTCGACAAGCTGCAGCGAACCTTCGAGGTGCTCTCGAAACACGCCGATCCAGACACCATGCTGGTGCGGCCGGATGCGTTGCGCGCGGAGGTGGGATCGAACGCCTTCCATGGCGGGCTGGTCTTCAAGAAGAGCGCAGGGATGCATGTCGGCCGGTTTGCGCGCGGCCTTGGCAAGGCTGCCGCTTCGCGCGGAGCCGATATCTTCGAGCACGCCATGGTCACGAAGATGAAGCGCCTGGCAGGCACCGCCCACGAGATAAGCACTCCGCGAGGCTCGCTCCGCGCGGGACAGGTGCTGCTCGCCACGGGCGTCTCCGACAGCGGGCCGTTCGGCTGGATCCGGCGGCGTGTCGTTCCGATCGGCTCCTTTATCATCGTCACCGAGCCGCTGCCCCCGGACACGATCGAAAAGCTCATGCCGACCCGGCGCATGGCGACCGATTCCAAGAACGTCGGCACCTATTTCCGGATAACGCCGGACGATCGCCTGCTATTTGGAGGCCGTGCCCGGTTCGCAGTCTCCAATCCCTTGTCCGACCAGAAGAGCGGCAAGGTCCTGCGTCGTGAGCTCGCCCGGGTGTTCCCCGAACTTGCGGATGCGCGGATCGACTATTGCTGGGGCGGGGTCGTCGATATGACATCGGACCGGCTGCCACGCGCAGGCGAGCGCGACGGGGTTTTCTACTCCATGGGATACAGCGGGCACGGCACGCAAATGGCGACCCATATGGGGACCGTGATGGCCGAGGTGCTCGACGGGCGGGTACAGAACAACCCCTTCGCCGGCCTGGAATGGAAAGCCATTCCAGGCCATTTCGGTTCGCCCTGGTTCCTGCCCTTTGTGGGTGCCTACTATCGAATTCAGGACGTCCTACACTAGGATTGTAGAACTGGGATGCGACAGGCAGGAATGATGGCGGGCACAGCGGCGAACAAGAACCCCAGGGCTACGAAGACGCTGGTAAGGACCACGTTGTCGGGACAGACCGCAGCGCAGATCCGCGCATCGATCATCGACGGAACCTTTCCCCTCGGCGCGCAGCTCAACGAGATGGAACTGGCCAGCTCGTACGGCGTCAGCCGTGGCCCTGTGCGGGAGGCGATCCAGCGCCTGATACAGGAGGGGCTGCTCCGTTCCGAGCCGCATCGCGGCGTCTTCGTGCCAGAGCTTTCGACGGATGACCTCATCGACATCTATTTCGTCAGGAAATCCCTCGAACTCCTGGCGATGGCGCGTGTCATGCGGATGCCGGACCGGACCGTCGTGGTCAACGGCCTCAAAGCCATCGTCAAGCAGATGAAGGTGGCGATGAAACGCAGGGAATGGCCCCTGCTGGCCGAACTCGACATGCAGTTCCATCGCCTTATCGTAGACGCTGCGGGCAGCGAGCGGTTGTCGCGCTCCTTCGCGACGCTTCAGGCCGAAACGCGCCTTTGTCTCCAGATGCTGATGGGCGGCTATCGCGAGAACGCCGCACTGCTGGACGAGCACCAGCTTCTGGCCGATCTCATCGCCGGTCAGGATGCCAAGGCGGCTCTCGCCGAACTGGAACGCCATTTCGGGGATCCCGTCCGTACGCTGGAAAAGGCCAACGCTCTCCGGCGGAAAATGGAAGCCGACGCTGCGTGACGTCGTGGGGACGTGCTACCCCCGTCGGCGCCGGGGGCGCGGGCCGACGGCAAATTCTGCCGAAAGCGGTGGCTCGAACCACAGGATTGCAGTCCGGAAGGACCTGCATTCAGGATGAGACTGTGGCGACAGGCCGGTATTATCGCGTCGAGCGAGACGAGACACCTCGTCCGTGATGACCGGAGATCTCGATGGCCACGCTTCGACCGAAATTCATCACCTTCGATTGCTACGGCACCCTGATCTATTTCGAGATGGCGCCGGTCGCGCGCCGGCTTTATGCGGACCGCGTCCCGCAAGAGAAGATGGACGCCTTCATCGCCGATTTTTCCTCCTATCGCCTCGATGAGGTGCTCGGCGCCTTCAAGCCCTACAGGGACGTGGTCGCCAACGCGCTGATCCGCACCACCAGGGCGCACGGCATCGCCTATCGCGAGAGCGACGCCGACGCTGTCTATGCCGCCGTTCCGACCTGGGGTCCCCATCCCGACGTTCCCGAAGCGCTGGCTCGCGTCGCCAAGGCGTTTCCGATCGTCGGGCTGACCAATTCCATGGTCGATCTGATACCGCCCTCGATCGAGAAGATCGGCTGCCCCTTCCACAAGGTGATCACCGCCGAGGAGACCGGCGCCTACAAGCCGCAGATGCAGGGGTTCGAGTTCATGCTCGACGTGCTCGGCGCCCGTCCCGAGGAGGTGATGCATTGCTCCTCCTCATTCCGCTATGACCTGATGACGGCCCACGACATGCACTTCGGCACCCGGGTCTTCGTCAATCGCGGCCACGAGCCATCCAACCCCTTCTATTCGACTCACGAGATTGCCGATATCCGCGCCCTCCCCGGACTGCTCGGCCTATGAGCGCTGGAGGATCTGCCGAAGCGACGACAATGGAAGTCCCGATGGACCCGGCCACACTTCG includes these proteins:
- a CDS encoding ABC transporter substrate-binding protein; amino-acid sequence: MPNRDADAFEALHPSDRRRLLESIRHGANRRDVLAMLGFGGMGLAMSGAVLGGATRAFAAEPKRGGSIRVSGYASSTADTLDPAKTSNATDYVRCNLFYNGLTRIDETGTPRSALAESFESNDAKVWLFKLRKGVTFHDGKSLTSKDVLFSLKRHADPSVGSKAQKLASQMAEIVAKSGDEIQITLTGPNADFPAILGTSQFLIVQDGTTDFAKGVGTGPFKLADFRPGVRSLAVRNQNYWSNNGPYLDQIEFFGIADEQARVNALMSGDVQLASAINPRSFAALKGAGAFELLETNAGNYTNLIMRLDEGPGKNPDFVLGMKYLMNRELIRSAVYRGYAEIANDQPIPASNRFHAALPQRPFDPEKAKFHFGKAGVIGSTIPVVASTAADNSVEMATLMQQEARKMGVTLEVQRVPSDGYWSNYWMKSPVGFGNINPRPTADLLLSQFYLSGADWNESRWKNEKFDGLVVAARAERDEAKRKQIYHDAQELIHAESGVAIPVFNTNIDVHSKALKGLKPMTTGPLMGYAFGEHVWLDA
- a CDS encoding NAD(P)/FAD-dependent oxidoreductase; translated protein: MKLASYWMDTAPAFTAGVAGPVTGNYDVAVVGGGFTGLSAALSLARKGARVALLEAGDIGGAASGRNGGQCNNGFALDFRSAMASLGAERATALYHAYDTAVDTVERLVAEEGIDCDFRRTGKLKLAAKPEHFDKLQRTFEVLSKHADPDTMLVRPDALRAEVGSNAFHGGLVFKKSAGMHVGRFARGLGKAAASRGADIFEHAMVTKMKRLAGTAHEISTPRGSLRAGQVLLATGVSDSGPFGWIRRRVVPIGSFIIVTEPLPPDTIEKLMPTRRMATDSKNVGTYFRITPDDRLLFGGRARFAVSNPLSDQKSGKVLRRELARVFPELADARIDYCWGGVVDMTSDRLPRAGERDGVFYSMGYSGHGTQMATHMGTVMAEVLDGRVQNNPFAGLEWKAIPGHFGSPWFLPFVGAYYRIQDVLH
- a CDS encoding GntR family transcriptional regulator, which translates into the protein MRQAGMMAGTAANKNPRATKTLVRTTLSGQTAAQIRASIIDGTFPLGAQLNEMELASSYGVSRGPVREAIQRLIQEGLLRSEPHRGVFVPELSTDDLIDIYFVRKSLELLAMARVMRMPDRTVVVNGLKAIVKQMKVAMKRREWPLLAELDMQFHRLIVDAAGSERLSRSFATLQAETRLCLQMLMGGYRENAALLDEHQLLADLIAGQDAKAALAELERHFGDPVRTLEKANALRRKMEADAA
- a CDS encoding haloacid dehalogenase type II, whose amino-acid sequence is MATLRPKFITFDCYGTLIYFEMAPVARRLYADRVPQEKMDAFIADFSSYRLDEVLGAFKPYRDVVANALIRTTRAHGIAYRESDADAVYAAVPTWGPHPDVPEALARVAKAFPIVGLTNSMVDLIPPSIEKIGCPFHKVITAEETGAYKPQMQGFEFMLDVLGARPEEVMHCSSSFRYDLMTAHDMHFGTRVFVNRGHEPSNPFYSTHEIADIRALPGLLGL